One Oscillatoria sp. FACHB-1406 DNA window includes the following coding sequences:
- a CDS encoding Crp/Fnr family transcriptional regulator, which yields MQSSSSPTDASRPFLTWQRIIDWAQAHYRDRAFAKDERVPARPGLLYLVQRGAVRLVGTSQLSAAVDDGEEETATSVVEDAFLGFVGAGYPFEIVAQSPFALQAYAHTEQTSVIWMYWHDLDNWPHFRKEVLDAFRYQHQRKLLWLSTLGQRRTIDRLLGFITLLVEEYGESTEQGYCLPYSLTHAQIGSAIGSTRVTVTRLMGKLRQQGLVLVEGDNLICLPHSAQINKPETSVSDV from the coding sequence ATGCAGTCCTCATCGTCTCCAACAGATGCATCTAGACCTTTCTTGACGTGGCAACGGATCATCGATTGGGCGCAAGCTCACTACCGCGATCGCGCCTTTGCCAAAGACGAGCGCGTCCCCGCAAGACCGGGCTTACTCTACCTCGTTCAGCGCGGTGCCGTGCGCCTCGTTGGGACTTCGCAGTTGAGCGCTGCGGTGGATGACGGTGAAGAGGAAACCGCTACATCCGTCGTTGAAGACGCTTTCTTGGGTTTTGTTGGCGCGGGATACCCCTTTGAAATTGTCGCCCAATCGCCCTTCGCTCTGCAAGCCTACGCCCACACCGAACAAACATCGGTGATTTGGATGTATTGGCACGATCTCGACAATTGGCCGCATTTTCGTAAAGAAGTTTTAGATGCTTTTCGCTATCAACACCAGCGCAAATTGTTGTGGTTGAGTACCCTCGGACAGCGGCGCACCATCGATCGCCTGCTCGGATTTATTACGCTGTTAGTCGAAGAATACGGCGAATCTACCGAGCAAGGTTACTGTTTGCCTTACTCGCTCACGCACGCACAAATTGGCAGCGCCATCGGTTCGACGCGGGTGACGGTGACTCGTCTAATGGGCAAACTGCGGCAGCAAGGATTGGTTTTAGTAGAGGGGGATAATTTAATTTGTTTGCCCCATTCAGCACAAATTAATAAACCGGAAACGAGCGTTTCGGACGTTTAA
- a CDS encoding DALR anticodon-binding domain-containing protein has translation MPLKDRALSREHPIQGIKQYALFGISIQSFRQLHSIQQELQQYLSVFLIQNAIAPGRIALYRLDRRSGIAYRSALSLELAAREGESADAIARKLCARFVENADNCPFIGRAIEGGLLEFQLRDRNLAEWLQKWLEGEGERGREGEGERGLIASVFPVQYARARCCSLLRSGHRDKIIEFEASKGRWLHPQPIPWLTSAENGATLSLQHPAEQQLIWRLTEVADVLAGVSNANCLKLALSLSEALLECDRACRIWGEVKRDAPDLAIARLGLLAATRTAIDCLLNEIGIPPLTEL, from the coding sequence ATGCCACTTAAGGATCGAGCCTTATCTAGAGAACATCCTATACAAGGTATCAAACAATACGCGCTTTTTGGTATTTCTATTCAGAGTTTTAGACAATTGCATTCCATTCAACAAGAGCTTCAGCAATACTTATCTGTGTTCCTCATCCAGAATGCGATCGCACCGGGACGCATCGCGTTATACCGCCTCGATCGCCGGTCTGGAATTGCCTATCGCAGCGCGCTTTCGCTAGAACTTGCCGCTCGCGAGGGGGAATCGGCTGACGCGATCGCCCGAAAACTATGCGCTCGTTTCGTTGAAAATGCGGACAATTGTCCCTTTATCGGGCGTGCCATTGAGGGAGGATTACTGGAATTTCAGTTGCGCGATCGCAATCTGGCTGAGTGGTTGCAGAAATGGCTCGAAGGAGAGGGGGAGAGGGGGAGAGAGGGAGAGGGAGAGAGGGGGTTGATTGCTTCTGTCTTTCCGGTGCAGTATGCGCGGGCGCGCTGCTGTTCGTTATTGCGATCGGGGCATCGAGATAAGATTATCGAGTTTGAAGCATCGAAAGGACGATGGCTGCATCCTCAGCCCATTCCCTGGCTAACTTCGGCTGAGAATGGCGCAACCCTAAGCTTGCAGCATCCCGCCGAACAGCAATTAATCTGGCGGTTGACGGAAGTGGCGGATGTGCTTGCGGGAGTCTCGAATGCGAATTGTCTCAAACTCGCTTTATCCTTAAGCGAAGCCCTATTAGAGTGCGATCGCGCTTGCCGTATTTGGGGCGAAGTCAAACGGGATGCCCCTGATTTAGCGATCGCTCGCCTCGGACTACTCGCGGCAACTCGCACCGCGATCGACTGTCTTTTGAACGAGATAGGCATCCCACCTTTAACAGAACTTTAA
- a CDS encoding M90 family metallopeptidase gives MSNELKFLIVVLAICLAIAGIWGQAFLRYRRRERLKRKIFPPYWIAILEDRFPLYQCLPEPLKRKLQSYIQVFLAEKNFIGCNGLQITDEIKLAIASPACLLLLHERADYFAPLKDIFVYPTAFLSPSISPFGDSYLESVEAKSGESWQKGLVVLSWEHIERDRLHWQDGHHVILHEFAHQLDQENGAANGVPTLENKAAYSQWSKVLSREYRQLCSQVERGQKTAIDEYGATNPAEFFAVATETFFEKPNALKAAHPELYEELKSYYKLDPSFWLETHFKAAF, from the coding sequence ATGAGCAATGAGCTAAAGTTTTTGATTGTTGTGTTAGCAATTTGCCTTGCGATCGCGGGAATTTGGGGGCAAGCTTTCTTAAGATACCGACGCAGAGAACGGCTAAAGCGAAAAATATTTCCCCCTTACTGGATTGCCATCCTTGAAGATCGCTTTCCGCTGTATCAATGCTTGCCTGAACCTCTAAAAAGAAAACTCCAAAGCTACATTCAAGTCTTTTTAGCTGAAAAAAACTTTATTGGCTGTAACGGCTTGCAAATAACGGATGAAATCAAACTCGCGATCGCCTCTCCGGCTTGTTTGCTCTTACTTCACGAGCGCGCCGACTACTTCGCTCCCTTAAAAGATATTTTTGTTTACCCAACTGCTTTTCTCTCGCCCTCTATTTCTCCTTTCGGAGATTCCTACCTCGAAAGTGTAGAAGCCAAAAGTGGCGAATCTTGGCAAAAAGGACTGGTGGTTCTGTCCTGGGAACATATCGAACGAGATCGCCTTCACTGGCAAGATGGACATCATGTTATTTTACATGAATTCGCCCACCAACTCGACCAAGAAAACGGCGCTGCTAACGGCGTACCCACCTTAGAAAATAAAGCTGCCTACTCCCAATGGTCAAAAGTTTTAAGTCGCGAATATCGTCAACTGTGTTCCCAAGTCGAGCGGGGACAGAAAACCGCGATCGATGAGTACGGTGCTACTAATCCTGCCGAATTTTTTGCGGTAGCGACAGAAACTTTCTTTGAAAAGCCCAATGCTTTAAAAGCAGCACATCCCGAACTTTACGAGGAGCTAAAATCTTACTATAAACTGGATCCTAGTTTTTGGCTAGAAACGCATTTCAAGGCTGCATTCTAA
- a CDS encoding (2Fe-2S) ferredoxin domain-containing protein — protein sequence MLTAEAERLQFACTGQLLDFIVQDKFKVKYLRVVLSGREHWVKLSKQARKTLDSALVPGCWLEIVGRKKICKKTGQSQLKADFVQRIPAPSAPETPACVPQARSVKAETPKTKILVCKKSDCAKQGGEAVCGAIARYLRDYGLEDSVEVKMTGCLKQCKKGPNLVVMPDKTHYTKIAPREIPALLDKHCRERQETPTATRTLVGAYQS from the coding sequence ATGTTGACAGCGGAAGCAGAGAGATTGCAGTTTGCTTGCACCGGACAATTGCTCGACTTCATCGTTCAAGACAAATTTAAAGTCAAATATTTGCGCGTCGTTCTCTCGGGACGAGAACACTGGGTAAAACTCTCCAAGCAAGCCAGAAAAACGCTAGATTCCGCCCTTGTTCCCGGATGTTGGCTCGAGATCGTCGGACGCAAAAAAATTTGTAAAAAAACGGGTCAAAGTCAGCTAAAAGCTGATTTTGTGCAACGAATTCCAGCACCGAGTGCGCCCGAAACTCCCGCCTGCGTTCCCCAAGCGCGAAGCGTGAAAGCGGAAACCCCCAAAACCAAAATTTTGGTTTGTAAAAAATCAGATTGTGCCAAGCAGGGTGGAGAGGCCGTGTGTGGAGCGATCGCGCGCTACCTTCGCGATTACGGTTTAGAAGATAGTGTGGAAGTCAAAATGACGGGCTGCCTCAAACAATGCAAAAAAGGTCCTAACCTCGTCGTTATGCCCGATAAAACTCATTACACTAAGATCGCCCCCCGCGAAATTCCTGCCCTCCTGGACAAACATTGCCGCGAGCGTCAAGAAACCCCCACCGCAACTCGAACCTTAGTCGGCGCATATCAGAGCTAA
- a CDS encoding DNA-formamidopyrimidine glycosylase codes for MPELPEVETVCRGLNELTRDRAIAGGEVLLPRTIAYPDSITSFLAGVTGVTIARWHRRGKYLLAELQPEGGWLGVHLRMTGQLLWTKQTAPLQKHARVRLFFNQGQELRFVDTRTFGKMWWVPPHFPPEAIIAGLQTLGVEPFSAEFTPDYLAEKLRKSQRPIKTALLDQSVLAGLGNIYADEALFLSGIRPDAIASRLSPQQLQHLHRAIIEVLQTSIDKGGTTFSDFLNPLGVNGNYGGVAWVYGRTRQPCRRCQTPIERLKLAGRSTHYCPQCQN; via the coding sequence ATGCCCGAATTGCCCGAAGTTGAAACTGTTTGTCGGGGTTTAAACGAGTTAACGCGCGATCGCGCGATCGCGGGCGGTGAAGTCTTATTACCCCGTACTATCGCCTATCCCGATTCCATTACATCTTTTTTAGCTGGAGTGACGGGAGTTACAATCGCGCGATGGCATCGACGCGGTAAATATTTACTCGCCGAACTCCAGCCCGAGGGCGGTTGGTTGGGCGTTCACCTGCGGATGACGGGGCAGTTATTGTGGACGAAACAAACTGCACCCCTCCAGAAACACGCTCGCGTTCGCCTCTTTTTTAACCAGGGGCAAGAATTGCGCTTTGTCGATACGCGCACCTTCGGCAAAATGTGGTGGGTTCCGCCCCACTTTCCACCCGAAGCAATTATTGCGGGGTTGCAAACATTGGGAGTCGAACCCTTCAGCGCGGAATTTACCCCCGACTATTTGGCTGAGAAACTTAGAAAAAGCCAGCGTCCGATTAAAACTGCCCTCCTCGATCAAAGCGTTCTTGCTGGATTGGGGAATATTTATGCCGATGAAGCCCTGTTTTTAAGCGGAATTCGTCCCGACGCGATCGCATCTCGCCTTTCCCCCCAACAACTCCAACACCTCCACCGCGCTATTATTGAAGTTTTGCAAACTTCTATTGACAAAGGCGGCACGACCTTTAGCGATTTTCTTAATCCGCTCGGAGTCAACGGCAACTATGGCGGTGTAGCATGGGTCTATGGACGCACGCGCCAACCTTGTCGCCGCTGCCAAACGCCTATCGAACGTCTGAAACTTGCCGGACGCTCGACGCATTATTGTCCGCAGTGCCAAAATTAA
- a CDS encoding response regulator transcription factor, translated as MNILIVEDEPEIATLIQKTLEREGFSCHIDRDGLNALETFQNLQPDLIILDLMLPGLDGLEVCTRIRQKSNIKDPYILMLTARGEEIDRVIGLSTGADDYLVKPFSPRELVARVRALLRRSLRQSEQSQILQTQHFTLDLDKHIASRSLEEDTAEPLDLTTLEFNLLATMIASPGRVWSRTQLIDKLWGNDFFGDERVVDTHIRRLRKKVEPDAANPSFIKTVVGVGYKFEDS; from the coding sequence ATGAATATCTTAATTGTTGAAGACGAACCCGAAATCGCTACCCTCATTCAGAAAACCCTCGAACGCGAAGGATTTTCTTGCCATATCGATCGCGATGGACTTAATGCCCTAGAAACGTTCCAAAACCTGCAACCCGACTTAATTATTCTCGATCTCATGTTGCCGGGATTGGATGGGTTAGAAGTCTGCACGCGCATTCGTCAGAAGTCCAATATTAAAGATCCTTATATCCTCATGCTTACCGCCCGGGGCGAAGAAATCGATCGCGTCATCGGACTTTCCACCGGCGCAGACGACTACCTCGTCAAACCCTTCTCCCCGAGAGAACTCGTCGCCCGCGTGCGTGCCTTGCTGCGACGTAGTTTGCGCCAAAGCGAGCAGAGTCAAATCTTACAAACTCAACATTTCACTCTCGATCTCGACAAGCATATTGCCTCTCGTTCCCTCGAGGAAGACACCGCAGAACCGCTCGATTTAACCACTTTAGAATTTAACTTGCTCGCTACGATGATTGCTTCGCCCGGTCGCGTTTGGAGTCGTACCCAATTGATCGATAAACTTTGGGGGAACGATTTTTTTGGCGACGAACGAGTCGTCGATACGCATATTCGACGGTTGCGCAAAAAAGTCGAACCCGATGCAGCGAATCCAAGCTTTATTAAAACTGTAGTGGGCGTGGGCTATAAGTTTGAAGACAGTTGA